A window of the Buchnera aphidicola (Tetraneura ulmi) genome harbors these coding sequences:
- the leuD gene encoding 3-isopropylmalate dehydratase small subunit — protein sequence MNNKFISHSGIVLPLDIDNVDTDAIIPKQFLQKTTKDGFGKYLFHDWRFLDTERKKKNLNFILNKIEYLDSSILLTRRNFGCGSSREHAVWAILDYGFRVIISSSFADIFYSNSVNNNLLLVILPEDIIDNLFKLVKNNIGIKCIVDLFNQSIIIHKKKYEFYISKFNKEILLNGLDSIDLTMKKESKISFYESSIPSFFR from the coding sequence ATGAATAATAAATTTATAAGTCATTCCGGAATAGTATTACCTCTGGATATTGATAATGTTGATACAGATGCTATTATTCCTAAACAATTTTTACAAAAGACAACTAAAGATGGTTTTGGAAAGTATTTATTTCATGATTGGAGATTTTTAGATACAGAAAGAAAAAAAAAGAATTTGAATTTTATTTTGAATAAGATTGAATATCTTGATTCAAGCATTCTTTTAACTAGAAGAAATTTTGGATGCGGGTCATCTAGAGAACATGCAGTTTGGGCTATTTTAGATTATGGTTTTCGAGTAATTATTTCTTCTAGTTTTGCAGACATATTTTATAGTAATAGTGTTAATAATAATTTATTATTAGTAATCTTACCGGAAGATATAATCGATAATTTATTTAAATTAGTAAAAAATAATATTGGAATAAAGTGTATAGTTGATTTATTCAATCAAAGTATTATTATTCATAAAAAAAAATATGAATTTTATATCAGTAAATTTAATAAAGAAATTCTTTTAAATGGTTTGGATTCTATTGATTTAACAATGAAAAAAGAGTCTAAAATATCATTTTACGAAAGTAGCATTCCATCTTTTTTTAGATAA